The following proteins are encoded in a genomic region of Chryseobacterium cucumeris:
- a CDS encoding ATP-binding protein, which yields MSSFALFFVVLFYLALLFLVAYLAEKKRSKLWINNPYIYALSLAVYCTAWTYYGSIGVAATSGLNYLPIYIGPIMIIPAWIYINTRIVRISRVNKISSLADFISLRYGNSRSLSAIITIVCLLAIVPYIGLQIKAISETFHLVTETPMSKDILTDNATFVVILIALFSSYYGTRYVDASEKRLGIISAIALESFLKLFFIIILGFFVIYYVFDGFSDIYEKASKFEDFKEKNTFNGIEGALNWMVLCMISATAICILPRQFHTAIVENRQEKHIRTAIWFFPLYLLIFTVFIFPIAWGGRLIFDGQKVNPEFYSILIPQHFDNTLITVFVFLGGLSSCISMIIISAITLSIMLSNNLIIPYGLLGKLKSESEEQNTRIITNIRKFSIFALIIMAFAFYKYFILKTSLDSVGLISFVVIAQLAPAFFGALFWRRGSYKGAVTGLLAGLVICYFGLIIPQYYFSYNQEFKGVLRDMYNAFGFFTIPYLGRIPQIFFWSMLVNTSLFTIVSVSSKGNYRERNFAELYVDIDKYIQNHENAFIWRGTAYISDIQNILERFLGKNKTEQALRIFNLKYNIDSNTETADSRFIKFSENLLAGRIGTASAKILIEGVTKEDKISLKEVLNILEESQENISLNKKLTEQSAELQKLSNDLRTANESLIIKDRQKDDFLDSVAHELRTPITAIRSAGEILADDDDIPFDIKQEFLNNIITESDRLSEIINDILYLDKLQHGEISLHIQENNIVDTYKKALSPLLHLIQQKNIHLSEVNLLNQSIFEYDEARMIQLFQNIWGNALKFTEEHGTIQTKLFEKDQQLIITIFNTGKHIPEEDLEMIFDKFYQSKNQNILKPTGSGLGLAISKKIVEAHGGSIKAENSGLGVTFTINIPKKTKKEITDEVEHH from the coding sequence ATGAGTAGTTTCGCATTATTTTTTGTCGTTCTGTTTTATCTGGCCCTCCTTTTCTTAGTTGCCTACCTGGCAGAGAAGAAAAGAAGCAAGCTTTGGATCAATAATCCATACATCTATGCTTTATCTCTTGCTGTATATTGTACTGCCTGGACGTATTATGGAAGTATCGGTGTGGCAGCGACAAGCGGATTAAACTATTTGCCAATTTACATTGGACCTATTATGATTATTCCGGCATGGATCTATATCAATACCCGGATTGTAAGAATTTCAAGGGTCAACAAAATAAGCAGCCTGGCCGATTTCATTTCATTGAGATACGGGAACAGCAGAAGCCTGAGTGCCATTATCACGATAGTCTGCCTTCTGGCGATAGTTCCTTATATCGGCCTGCAGATTAAAGCCATTTCTGAAACCTTCCATCTGGTAACTGAAACTCCGATGTCGAAAGACATTCTGACTGATAATGCAACTTTCGTGGTAATTTTAATCGCTTTATTTTCTTCTTATTATGGAACACGATATGTAGATGCTTCAGAAAAAAGGCTTGGAATTATCTCCGCCATTGCTCTGGAAAGTTTTTTAAAGCTATTTTTTATTATTATTCTCGGATTTTTTGTCATTTATTATGTTTTTGATGGTTTCTCAGATATTTATGAGAAAGCCAGTAAATTTGAAGATTTTAAAGAAAAAAACACCTTCAACGGAATTGAAGGTGCCCTGAACTGGATGGTTCTCTGCATGATTTCCGCAACAGCGATCTGCATTCTCCCAAGACAGTTCCACACTGCTATTGTTGAAAACAGGCAGGAAAAGCACATCAGAACAGCTATTTGGTTTTTTCCACTTTACCTTCTAATCTTTACTGTATTTATTTTCCCGATTGCCTGGGGAGGAAGATTAATTTTTGACGGACAGAAAGTAAATCCTGAGTTCTACTCTATTCTGATTCCACAACATTTCGACAATACTTTGATCACAGTATTCGTCTTTCTTGGAGGATTAAGCTCATGTATCTCCATGATCATTATCTCTGCCATTACTTTATCCATCATGCTTTCCAACAACCTCATCATTCCATACGGATTGCTGGGAAAATTAAAATCTGAAAGCGAGGAGCAAAATACAAGAATCATCACCAATATCAGGAAGTTCAGTATTTTCGCATTGATCATTATGGCTTTTGCCTTCTACAAGTATTTCATTTTGAAAACTTCCCTGGATTCGGTAGGATTAATCTCATTTGTCGTGATTGCACAGCTGGCACCTGCATTTTTCGGAGCTTTATTCTGGAGAAGAGGAAGCTATAAAGGTGCTGTTACAGGACTTTTAGCCGGATTGGTAATATGCTATTTCGGGTTGATTATTCCCCAGTATTATTTTTCGTACAATCAGGAATTTAAAGGGGTATTGAGGGATATGTATAATGCTTTCGGTTTTTTTACCATTCCTTATTTAGGAAGAATTCCACAGATCTTTTTCTGGTCGATGCTGGTCAATACAAGCCTGTTTACCATTGTTTCCGTAAGTTCAAAAGGAAATTACCGTGAAAGAAACTTTGCTGAGCTTTATGTAGACATCGATAAGTACATTCAGAATCACGAAAATGCTTTTATCTGGCGCGGAACAGCCTACATATCTGATATTCAGAATATTCTGGAACGTTTCTTAGGTAAGAATAAAACGGAACAGGCCTTAAGGATTTTTAATTTAAAATATAACATCGACTCCAATACTGAGACTGCCGATTCAAGGTTTATCAAATTCTCAGAAAACCTTTTGGCCGGAAGAATCGGTACAGCTTCCGCAAAAATATTGATTGAAGGAGTAACCAAGGAAGATAAAATATCTTTAAAAGAAGTTTTAAACATTCTCGAAGAATCGCAGGAAAATATCAGCTTGAATAAAAAGCTTACCGAACAGTCTGCAGAACTTCAGAAACTGTCTAATGATCTGAGGACTGCCAATGAAAGTCTGATTATTAAAGACCGTCAAAAAGACGATTTTCTGGATTCTGTCGCTCACGAGCTAAGAACTCCGATTACGGCCATCCGTTCAGCAGGAGAAATTTTAGCGGATGACGATGATATCCCTTTTGACATCAAACAGGAGTTTTTAAACAACATCATCACAGAATCCGACAGATTAAGCGAAATCATCAATGATATTCTTTATCTGGATAAATTGCAGCATGGTGAAATCTCTTTGCATATTCAGGAAAATAATATTGTTGACACGTATAAAAAAGCATTGAGTCCGCTCCTTCACCTGATACAGCAGAAAAATATTCATTTAAGTGAAGTTAATCTCCTGAATCAGTCTATATTTGAATATGATGAAGCAAGAATGATTCAGCTGTTTCAGAATATCTGGGGAAATGCTTTAAAATTTACGGAAGAACACGGCACCATTCAGACCAAATTGTTTGAAAAAGATCAGCAGCTGATCATTACCATCTTCAATACCGGAAAGCATATTCCGGAAGAGGATCTGGAAATGATTTTTGATAAATTTTATCAATCGAAAAACCAAAACATATTAAAGCCTACAGGAAGCGGACTGGGATTAGCCATTTCCAAAAAAATTGTAGAGGCACATGGAGGAAGTATAAAAGCAGAAAACAGCGGGCTGGGCGTAACTTTCACCATCAACATTCCCAAAAAAACTAAAAAAGAGATTACAGATGAAGTTGAACACCATTAA
- a CDS encoding response regulator transcription factor gives MRKIIIADDEHKILMSLEYSFKKNGYDVYIARDGMEVLDFLKTMVPDVILLDIMMPNLDGYSTLDLIKQDEKLKDTKVIFLSAKNNPRDIEKGLEMGADAYVTKPYSIKKLMQQIEEMF, from the coding sequence ATGAGAAAGATAATCATTGCGGATGACGAACACAAAATATTGATGTCGTTGGAATACAGCTTTAAGAAAAACGGATATGATGTTTATATTGCCCGTGACGGAATGGAAGTCCTTGACTTTTTGAAAACCATGGTTCCGGATGTGATTCTTCTCGATATTATGATGCCGAATCTGGATGGCTACAGCACCTTGGATCTTATTAAACAGGATGAAAAACTGAAAGACACCAAAGTGATTTTTCTAAGTGCTAAAAATAACCCAAGAGATATTGAAAAAGGATTGGAAATGGGAGCTGACGCTTACGTTACAAAACCCTACTCGATTAAGAAACTGATGCAGCAGATTGAGGAGATGTTTTAA
- a CDS encoding AMP-binding protein → MNKDTLFKQSIENKEDFWKEQAGKIQWFEFPQQILSNGKNDYPQWFSDGKLNMCYLCIDRHIEDGFGDQVAIVYDSPVTHQKKTYTFHHAKEEIAKLAGGLVSLGLKKGDTAVIYMPMIPQTLFAMLACARIGVIHNVVFGGFAPHELVVRIDDCKPKVLITATAGVEIAKRIPYLPLVEKAIELAQDKVDNIVVYNRKLVDNQDEMFDGLIDYEELLEKSAPADCVSVESTHPLYLLYTSGTTGKPKGIVRDTGGYATALQFSMTYIYGVEPGETYWAASDFGWAVGHSFSVYGPLINRNTTVIFEGKPIMTPDAGTFWRIISEYKVSVMFTAPTAIRAIKKEDPNGELVKKYDLTHFKKQFLAGERCDVATLDWFAEHIGVPAIDHWWQTESGWPMLGLLTHDENYQIKRASAGKPVPGYDIKIFDENGYELNPHHEGYLVIKLPLPPGAMLGIWKDYARFESSYLSQYKGYYFSGDGAIQDEDGYIFITGRVDDVINVAGHRLSTSEMEEIVSSHPDVAECAVVGIDDDLKGQVPFATVVLKNGSAISEEDIEKDIVQMVRNKIGAVAFLKNVMVVKRLPKTRSGKILRKLIRTLLDGKDFQIPSTIDDEKIIEEIQEKIQVYRA, encoded by the coding sequence ATGAATAAAGATACCTTATTTAAACAAAGCATAGAAAACAAAGAAGACTTCTGGAAGGAACAGGCCGGGAAAATACAATGGTTTGAATTTCCGCAGCAGATTCTTTCCAATGGTAAGAACGATTACCCACAGTGGTTTTCTGACGGAAAGCTCAATATGTGTTACTTATGCATTGACAGACATATTGAAGACGGCTTCGGAGATCAGGTTGCGATCGTTTATGATTCTCCTGTAACCCATCAGAAGAAAACCTACACATTTCATCATGCAAAAGAGGAAATAGCAAAACTGGCTGGAGGATTGGTTTCTTTAGGATTAAAAAAAGGAGACACAGCGGTTATTTATATGCCTATGATTCCGCAGACGCTCTTTGCCATGCTGGCATGTGCAAGAATCGGAGTTATTCATAATGTGGTTTTCGGAGGCTTTGCTCCTCACGAGCTTGTTGTCAGAATTGATGACTGCAAACCGAAAGTTTTAATCACAGCCACGGCAGGTGTCGAAATTGCAAAGAGAATCCCCTATCTGCCGCTGGTAGAAAAAGCGATCGAGCTGGCTCAGGACAAAGTAGACAATATCGTTGTATACAACAGAAAATTAGTAGATAATCAGGATGAGATGTTTGACGGATTGATTGATTATGAAGAACTGTTAGAAAAATCAGCTCCTGCGGACTGCGTTTCTGTAGAATCCACTCATCCGCTTTACCTTCTTTACACCTCAGGAACTACCGGAAAGCCTAAAGGGATCGTTCGTGACACGGGAGGTTATGCCACTGCATTACAATTCTCAATGACTTATATCTATGGTGTAGAACCGGGAGAAACGTATTGGGCTGCTTCAGACTTCGGATGGGCGGTTGGCCATAGCTTTTCCGTGTACGGACCCTTAATCAATAGAAACACGACTGTTATTTTTGAAGGAAAACCCATCATGACTCCTGATGCAGGAACTTTCTGGAGAATTATCTCAGAATATAAAGTTTCGGTGATGTTTACGGCCCCTACTGCTATCAGAGCTATTAAAAAAGAAGATCCGAACGGAGAACTGGTAAAAAAATACGATTTAACCCATTTTAAAAAACAGTTTCTCGCTGGTGAAAGATGCGATGTTGCCACTTTGGACTGGTTTGCAGAACATATTGGTGTTCCGGCAATAGACCATTGGTGGCAGACAGAATCCGGCTGGCCAATGCTGGGGTTGTTGACTCATGATGAAAATTATCAGATCAAAAGAGCATCTGCAGGAAAGCCTGTTCCGGGATATGATATTAAAATATTTGATGAAAACGGTTACGAACTCAATCCTCATCATGAAGGTTATCTGGTGATCAAACTTCCCCTCCCACCTGGCGCCATGCTTGGAATATGGAAAGACTACGCCCGTTTTGAAAGCAGTTACCTGTCTCAGTATAAAGGGTATTATTTTTCGGGAGACGGTGCTATTCAGGATGAAGACGGCTATATTTTCATTACAGGAAGAGTGGATGATGTGATTAATGTAGCAGGACACAGGCTTTCGACCTCTGAAATGGAAGAAATTGTTTCCTCACATCCTGATGTTGCCGAATGTGCCGTTGTAGGTATTGATGATGATTTAAAAGGACAGGTTCCTTTTGCCACAGTGGTTTTGAAAAACGGCTCGGCGATTTCTGAAGAAGATATTGAAAAAGATATCGTTCAGATGGTTCGCAACAAAATCGGAGCAGTTGCTTTTTTAAAAAACGTAATGGTTGTCAAACGTTTACCCAAGACGAGATCCGGAAAAATTTTAAGAAAGCTGATCCGGACACTGCTGGACGGTAAAGATTTTCAGATTCCATCCACTATTGATGATGAAAAAATCATTGAGGAAATCCAGGAAAAAATCCAGGTTTATAGAGCTTAA
- the acs gene encoding acetate--CoA ligase codes for MRNYLIEDLPQYFEDYKKSIKNPKKFWDKVADQNFVWYQRWSKVVKYDMNEAKITWFKNAKLNITKNCLDRHLTIRGEKTAIIWEPNDPKEEAQYISYSELYTRVNKTANVLRDMGIEKGDRVCIYLPMIPELAVTMLACAKLGAVHSVIFAGFSASAVASRVNDCEAKMVITSDGSYRGNKVLDLKSIVDDALEKTPTVEKVLVVKRTHNEIKMQEGRDYWMADLYEKASPDFVTVIMDSEDPLFILYTSGSTGKPKGMLHTCAGYMVYTAYTFKNVFNYKENDIYWCTADIGWITGHSYILYGPLLNGATTVIFEGVPTYPEPDRFWEVIEKHKITQFYTAPTAIRSLAKESAEWVDKHDLSSLKVIGSVGEPINDEAWHWFNDHVGKKKCPIVDTWWQTETGGIMISPLPFVTPTKPTYATLPLPGVQPVLMDDKRNEITGNQVTGNLCIRFPWPGIARTIWGDHQRYKETYFTAFPGKYFTGDGALRDEVGYYRITGRVDDVIIVSGHNLGTAPIEDSINQHPAVAESAIVGYPHDIKGNALYGYVMLKETGEGRDKENLKKEINQLISDQIGPIAKLDKIQFVSGLPKTRSGKIMRRILRKIAEGDFSNFGDISTLLNPEIVEEIKNERI; via the coding sequence ATGAGAAATTACTTAATAGAAGATTTACCACAATATTTTGAAGACTATAAGAAGTCTATCAAAAATCCTAAAAAATTCTGGGATAAAGTTGCAGATCAAAACTTCGTGTGGTATCAGAGATGGAGCAAGGTTGTTAAGTACGACATGAATGAAGCGAAGATCACCTGGTTTAAAAATGCGAAACTCAATATTACCAAAAACTGTCTCGACAGACATCTTACCATCAGAGGAGAAAAAACAGCAATCATCTGGGAACCCAACGATCCTAAGGAAGAAGCACAGTATATTTCTTACAGCGAATTATACACCCGGGTGAATAAAACGGCCAATGTTTTGCGCGATATGGGTATTGAAAAAGGAGACAGGGTCTGTATTTATCTTCCTATGATTCCTGAACTGGCTGTTACGATGCTTGCCTGTGCAAAACTGGGAGCTGTTCATTCTGTTATTTTTGCAGGATTCTCAGCTTCAGCAGTGGCTTCAAGGGTCAATGACTGTGAAGCCAAAATGGTTATCACATCGGACGGAAGCTACAGAGGTAATAAAGTTCTGGATCTGAAAAGCATTGTAGATGATGCGCTGGAAAAAACGCCGACCGTGGAAAAAGTTCTTGTGGTAAAAAGAACCCACAACGAAATTAAAATGCAAGAAGGAAGAGATTACTGGATGGCCGATCTGTATGAAAAAGCTTCTCCTGATTTTGTTACTGTCATTATGGATTCTGAAGATCCTCTTTTCATTCTTTATACTTCCGGATCTACAGGAAAACCTAAAGGAATGCTGCACACCTGCGCCGGGTATATGGTGTACACCGCATATACTTTTAAAAATGTATTCAACTATAAAGAAAATGACATTTACTGGTGTACGGCAGATATCGGATGGATCACAGGACACTCCTATATTCTTTACGGGCCGCTGCTGAATGGTGCTACTACAGTGATCTTTGAAGGCGTTCCTACTTATCCGGAACCGGACCGTTTCTGGGAAGTGATTGAAAAACACAAGATCACTCAGTTTTATACGGCACCTACTGCGATCCGTTCCTTAGCAAAAGAAAGTGCTGAATGGGTGGATAAGCATGATCTGAGTTCTCTGAAAGTCATTGGTTCTGTAGGTGAGCCCATCAACGATGAAGCATGGCACTGGTTCAACGATCATGTGGGAAAGAAAAAATGTCCGATTGTAGATACATGGTGGCAAACGGAAACCGGAGGAATTATGATTTCACCTCTTCCTTTTGTGACGCCTACAAAGCCTACTTATGCTACTCTTCCACTTCCAGGTGTACAACCCGTTCTGATGGATGATAAGCGCAATGAAATCACAGGAAATCAGGTGACAGGAAATCTTTGTATCCGTTTTCCATGGCCGGGAATCGCAAGAACCATCTGGGGAGACCACCAAAGATATAAAGAAACTTATTTTACAGCTTTCCCTGGAAAATATTTTACAGGAGACGGAGCTTTGAGAGATGAAGTGGGCTATTACAGAATTACCGGGCGTGTAGATGATGTAATTATCGTTTCAGGGCATAATCTTGGGACAGCTCCTATTGAAGACAGCATCAACCAGCATCCGGCTGTTGCAGAATCCGCCATTGTAGGTTACCCTCATGACATCAAAGGAAATGCGCTGTATGGCTATGTAATGCTTAAAGAAACCGGAGAAGGACGTGATAAGGAAAATCTTAAAAAGGAGATCAATCAGTTAATTTCGGATCAGATCGGACCCATTGCGAAACTGGATAAGATACAGTTTGTTTCCGGGCTTCCGAAAACCCGTTCCGGAAAGATCATGCGTAGAATTCTAAGAAAAATTGCCGAAGGTGACTTCAGTAATTTTGGAGATATCAGTACGCTTTTAAATCCTGAAATTGTAGAAGAAATTAAAAACGAAAGAATTTAA